The sequence TTCAGCCTCAGTATCCAGTTCAGTGTTCGAACCGGCGGACGTGTCCTGCGACTCCGTGGGCACAGCTGCCGGAGCGTCGCTGGGCAGCGAATCAGGTTCTGAATCCAACTCGGCGTCCGTGTCCTGCATGGCCGTTTCGCGATTCAGCACGGGTTCGAACGCTTTGGAGAAGACGAACAAAAACACCGCCGCCAAGCCCAACGTGACCAGCCACGGTGTGATTCGCGATGGTCGCACGGTGCCGCTGTAAAAATCACGGCCAATGGGTCGCGGCTTCGCGCCGGCCATCGCGGACGGCGTGTTGGCCGATGCGGTTCCCAGTGGGGCGTTGTCACGGATACGGGTCACGGCGGTGCGAACGCCCGAATCGTCGGGGCCGACCGGTGGTACCGCGTCCAACGTCGGGTCGTCGGGACCGGCCGCACCGACCGACTCCAACGATTCTTGGCTGCCCGACGATGGGGTGCCTGCCATTGGCGGCACATCGACATCGGAAAAACTGGTGACCGGCGGAACCTGGCTGACCGAAAATGCCGTCGCCGCACTGGCATCGACTTGATCGGGAAGACCCAGGACGTGCGCCCGCAAATCGGGATCGACCGTCGCCTTCTGGGCCAACGCGATGGTCAGGATTTGGTGACAGGCCGCCGCTTCGGCCAAGTGCTGATCGGATTCCAGGCAAAAACGCTCCGTCTCCGCGATCTGTTCCGGCGTCAGCGTGCTGTCCAGATATTCCGCGATCACGTTGGCGTCGTTGATCGGACCGATCGCCTCGGGGGACGGTGCCGACAGCTTTGGATCGGCGGTGCACGCGCGGATGCGTCGAACCAATTCAGCGGCAAAGGCGCTTTCCTGGACCTTCTGTTTCAGCGCCTCGCTGTCCTGCGGGTCCAGCGTGCTGTCCAGATAGGCCAACAACGTGCGAAGGGTCAAACGCATGATTCGGGCGTCGGTTCAAAGGCGGCGGACATCAAGCCCCGGCGGCCAGAGCATCGTGCGAGCCTCTGTGCCGCGGCGGGGACACCAGGGTTAGTGGCGCCCTGGCAATCGATCCGTGCGACCATCACGCAAGAATCTCGGAAAAACTCTCCGTGGGCAGCCGAATCCCCGCGACATATCGCGATCGATTCAGTCTTCTTCTTGCCACAGACGCGGTCGCAGCTGGCAGAACAGCGCCTTTTTCTGGTCCGGCAGCGAGTAATCGAATCCGCACGAACGCAAGAATGCTTCGGACGAACTGATCGCCAAGACTTCCATCACCCCCAGTTCACGGGCACGTTGCAAACACTCTTCGACCAAACGTCGACCGACACCGGTATTTCGGTGCTCGTGATGCACGGCCAAGCACTGCAATTCCGCCAGCTTGGGGCTATAGATTTCGACCGCAGAAAACCCGATCGGCTTGGGCGGACTGTCATCGACGATCAAGTCGGCGACGAACCCGTGTCGCGTCAGTTCGATGATCTCCGCTTCACTCCGCTGCAGCAACAAACGCTGGGAAACGTAGGGACGCAGCAGGGCGTGAATGGCGGCCGCGTCACTGGGCAACGCTTGTCGAATCTCGATCAACGCGGTCGAAGCCTCCTGTGCGTCAAAGCTATCGGTGCAAACTTGTGGAATCGTCGACGATGGAATGGCACCGATGTTCGGTGTGACGGTTCAGTGCGATTTCGGGTCAGGGCGATGTCGGTATTGCCGAGCGACACGCAATCAGGCCATGACTAGTTCAGCTGAACCGGGTTGGTCGCATCTTTGATCGTTTTGCGAATCACGTCCAGCGGAGCCTGCTTTCCGGTGAACAGTTTGTACTGGTATCCCATCTTGCGGACGTACATGTCGATCCCGGTGATGACGCGACATTTGATGTTCTTAGCGTGTTTGATCAACAGCGTTTGTTCGGGGTAGTACACCGTGTCAAACACCACCATCAACTCGTTCAGTTTGTCCGCGTTGAACGGGCTGTTGTCGACATCGGGGTGCATGCCGATTTCCGTGGCATTGACCAGCAAGTTGGCGCGAAAGTCATGCCGCATTTCCCATTCGACGACGCGACAACCGTGGGCCAAGCCGATCTCGTTGCCCTGTTCCATATCCTTCGTGGCAATTGTGACGTTGCATCCTTTGGACCGCAGGCCCCAAACGATCGCTTTGGCCAAACTGCCGGATCCCAAAACGGTGGCCGACATGCTTTGCATCGGCTTTTCCGCATCGGCGTGCAGTTCAAAGACTTCGCTGATACAGTCCATCGCCGCGCGGTAATCGGTGTTGTACCCGACCGCTCGTTCGTCATCGAACGCCATCGTGTTCAGCTCGCCGATACCCGCAACCGCGGCCTCGGCCTGGGTGCAATAATCGATCGAACGACCTTGGTGGGGCGGATCGATGCTCAGCCCGTTGATGCCGATTTCACGGGCGTGATCCATGAAGATGTGCAGGTCGTCTTCCGGCACCCGCAGTGGCAAGAAGCACGCATTGTGGCCTTCGCCGGCAAAAGCCTTGTTGTGAACCAGCGGGTCAAAACTTTCACCGACGGGATCTCCCAGCAAGCCGAACAACTGGGTGTCATCGTTGATCTGGTCGTACCGGTACACGTCCTGCATCTCTTTGAAGTGCAGCTGTCCCGGCGCGATCTTCTTGTCGGTGCTGAACGTGGCGTAGGTGAACGGTGCGCCGACGCGGTGGGCCAAGATCCGCGTTAACATTCCCATTTCACCCATACAGATGGCGATCGTCGGCACACTGGACTGTCGAGCCAAGTCCATCATGCGAACGTTGTCGCTGAACGTGTTGGCCATCGTCGCGATTTTGACGATGTCGGCATCCGCGGCGGCCATCGCGGCGTGCAAGTCTTCCAGGTTTTCCGGCGTGCCGTCAAAGTCGTGAAAGCTGATGATTCGCTTGGTGTTGCCATACCGCGGAATCTGGTCGGCGATGTCCGATTCGATGTCGACGTATTCGACACCGCTGGCGATGGCACTCCGCAAAACCATCGTGCGTTCTTCTTCGGACTTCAACCACCGCCCACCGTCGTCGCGTCGACGCGCGGTGATGACCACCGGGCCGGGGCGGTCGTCGATCAGACGCTTCAAATTCACGGCGCGGCCGATGTAATCCAGACGCAATTCGACCAGCTTGACGCCCTGTTCGACCAGGTGCTTGTGTTCCGCAATCATCCGGGCATGGCGGGCGCGACCGAGGGAAACACAAATCATAAAGCTGGGCGATGATAAAACGAGTGAGTCGGGAATCGCTGGACAAAAACGGACCGCTGGCCTGGCGGGAAAACGGCACGCACCCGATCGGCGGGGCCATCTATGATAAATGGCCTTCGGATTTTTCGTAGACCCGGCTGTGCGGACCCGTCGTATCAGGCTTTGGCGCGGCCATTGCAATCCAAAGGGGCGTTAAAACCGGATCGGCGTCAAAGTCGTCCCAAACCGACCGGTGATGCGGCAGAATTGATGCCGCAAATCAGTCGTCTGTCGGGGACAAACGCCGCAATTTTTCGAACCAATACTGGAACCAGTGCTCATGACATGCATCCGAACGCGTCCGTCGGCCGATCGGCCCGTTCGTTCTCGCCCCCCGGTTTTCCGCGTCGCCGCCTTGGCTGCATCGATGCTGGTGCTGGCGAATATGCCCGGTTCGGCGGTGGGGGCCGACGATGCCTGGACGACCGCGCGTGGCGACGTCCAGGGGACGGGGACCGTGGCCCAGACCTTACCGGCGGAACTGTCCGTTATTTGGGAACATGAAACCGGAGAAGCGATCGAATCAACGCCGGTCGTCGCCGACGGCCGCGTGTTCGTCGCCGACGTGATGGGCAAACTGACGGCGATTGATCTGCAGTCGGGAAAGCCGCTGTGGACGCATGATTACGAAACCGGCTTCAACGCTTCGCCCACGCTTTCCGGCGACCGTTTGGTCATCGGTGACATCGACGGCAACGTGTACGCGCTGAACGTGGCCGACGGATCGGAAATTTGGACCGCAGAGACTGACGGTACCATCGACGGCTGTGCGACCTTTTTCGAAGACGACGTTTTGGTGACCAGCCAAGACGGCTCGCTGTACCGGCTGAGCGGGAAAACCGGCGAACAAGTCTGGGTCTACGAAACGGGCGACCAGATCCGCTGCAGCCCCACCTTGGCGGGCACGCGGACGTTTCTGGGCGGTTGCGACGGGAATTTGCACGTCGTCGATGTCCGCAGCGGAAAAGCCGTCGGCGACTTGTTGCCTCTTGGTGGACCCACCGGCAGCACGGTGTCGGTGCGGGATCAACAAGCGGTGGTGGCGACGATGGAAGGCATGATCTTTGCATTCGATTGGCGTGACGGCACCATGATTTGGGAATACACCGACCCGGATCGTGCACAGGAGTATCGCAACAGCGCCGCGATGACCGATGACCTGGTGATCGTCAGCAGCAAGAACAAGAAAGTCGACGCGATTGATCGAAAAACGGGCCAGCATCGTTGGCGATATTCACTACGTCGCCACAGTGATGCGTCGCCCGTCGTCGCCGGCAATGACGTTTGGATCGCCGCCACTGATGGCCGCTTGGTTCGCTTGGACCTTCAGACCGGCCAAGAGAAATCCGTCACGGAGTTTCGCGGTGGGTTGTACGGATCGCCCGCGATCCTGTCCGATTCCATGATCATCGCCGATGACGATGGTGTGGTCCGGCGTCTGGGGCCCGCGCCCCAAAAATGACGCCTCGGCCGATCACGCCGTGCCACCGCCGTGATCAATGCCAATTGCGGAAAAGCCCGCCGGAACGACATTCTTTGCAAAGCGGCGCATCAATCGTGACGCCCTGGACCCTACAATTTCGGCGTAACCACCCACCGATCCGTTTTCCTGCCACCCGATACCGGATATGACTTCCGCGCCAAGCGACAAGAAGACCGAAGTTGGAAGCTATTTCATTTCCAACTACCCGCCCTACAGCCAGTGGAAATCAGATCAGTTGCCTGCGGTCGAAACGGCCCTGGACAACCCACCGACCGAAGACACGCCGCTGGGGTTGTACCTGCACATCCCGTTCTGTCGAAAACGCTGCAAGTTCTGTTACTTCAAAGTCTTCACCGACGTGAATGCCGCAGAAGTGCAGCGATACGTGGACGCATTGTGTGACGAAATTTCAATGGTCAGCCGTCGCGCCGTGATGGGTGATCGGCCGTTCCGATTCGTGTACTTTGGCGGCGGGACCCCCAGTTTTCTGTCACCCAAACAGCTGACCAAACTGGCCGACCGACTGCGTCAACACATCACTTGGGACGGGGCGGAAGAGGTCACCTTTGAATGTGAACCAGGAACCTTAAGCGAAACGAAGGTAAAGACGCTTCGCGAGGTCATGGGCGTCACACGCCTAAGTCTGGGGGTGGAAAACTTCACCGACGCCATTCTGGAAGAAAACGGACGAGCGCACCTTTCCAAACAGGTCTTTGCGGCTTGGGAATGGATCGAAGCGGCGGGGTTCAACAACGTCAACATCGACTTGATCGCCGGAATGGTGGGCGAAACTTGGGACAACTGGAAATTCAACGTCCAAAAGGCGCTGGAGATGTCACCAGAAAGTCTGACGATCTATCAGATGGAATTGCCGTACAACACGGTTTATAGCGCCGACATCCTGGGCAACCAAAGCGAAAGCCCCGTCGCCGACTGGGGCACCAAACGCGATTGGGTTCGGTATGCGTTCGATGAATTCACCGCGGCGGGTTATGCGGTCAGCAGCGCTTATACGTTGGTCAAAGACCCCCAAAAGGTCAACTTCAGCTACCGCGACAACCTGTGGAAGGGTGCCGATCTGTTGGCCACCGGCATCGCCAGTTTTGGCCATGCGTCCGGCGTGCATTATCAGAACCTTCCGCATATGGACCAGTATCTTTCGACCATTGAATCGGGCCAGTTGCCGCTGGGACGCGGGTTTGTTCCCACGGATCTTCAAAAGCTGATCCGCGAAATGATCTTGTTGCTCAAACGCGGTTATTTGGAACTGGATTACTTTCGCAACAAGTTTGACGTCGATGTGCTGGACCGCTGGCGTGATGTTTGGGACGGTTATGTCGAATCGGGGCTGGCAACGATTGGTGACGACCGAGTGGAATTGACCTCCGACGGGTTGTTGCAAGTTGATTCGATGTTGCCGGCATTCTTCGAACCGGAACATCAAAACGTCCGCTACACCTAACGATGCCTGTTGTCTTGATCGTCGGCTTTCCAATCCAGAAGGTGACGACGCCCCGGATTGATACAGAAAACTAGCCGCCCGTTTGCGCGGTGAACGATTCATCGCCCCAACTACTGATCCACACCGCCAATTCCGGATTGTTCCAGCATTGAATTCGACACTGACCTTCGCCATGGGCGATTACCAGGCCGAATTTCCGACCGATCGGCGGTATGTTGCCAACCATATGTGGGCGACAGGACCGAACGACGCCGGGACTGTGCGATTTGGCCTGACGGCGTATGCGGTTCGATTGTTGCAGGACGTCTATTTTCTGGACTGGACCTTTCAGCCCGGCCAAGCGGTGGGCCATCGTGCCGAAATCGGATCCATCGAAAGCAAGAAAGCCGAAAGTGATCTGTACGCGCCGATTGCCGGTGTGATGTCGGTCATCAATGACGCCGTGCTTGACGATCCGTCACAGATCAACGCGGATTGTTATGGCAATGGATGGCTATTTGAGATGCAATCAAGCGATGGCCAGATCGATTCGGTGGTGTCGGAGCATCTGATGTCGCCCGATGAGTATCTGGTGCACTTGGAAAAGGCGTGGGAAGTCGCCCAGCGGACGATCAAGGGGCAAGCGAATCTGTAGGTCTGGTTCGCCCAGCTACGTTTCTGTGTGCGCATAAAAAACGCCAGCGAAAGATGCCGCGGAGGGCACGTTCGCTGGCAATTTTTTTTCGATATCGTCTGGATGTGTGGGAATGCTTTTTGGGAAAGCGATCACCCAACGCCAAACTTAGCGAAGCAGTTTTTCCAACGCGTTCAGTGCGACGCGAGCTTCTTCGACGCTGCCGAGTTCATCGACAATCTTCTTGGCCTTGATCAGGCCGTCCATCGAAATGCCATCGACGCTCGCCGGGGCTGCCTTTGCGGCACGCTTGGTGCCACGAGTCGCAGTTGCCTTAGCCTTACGGCCGGCGGGTCGACCACGGCGGCTGGTACCGGCGGGACGGCCACGCTTTTTGGTGCCGGTCCCCTTCTTCATGTTCGACTTGATGGTGCTGATGAACGCAGTGGAGGTTTCAATGCCTTGTGCGGACAGGGCTTCTTGAACCTCTTTGGGCTTTGCGCCCGGATTCGCTTCGTAGTACTCACGAATCGCCGCGGACTTGTTCGGTCCTGCAGATTTCTTCGCCATAACGGCTCCCAATTCAGAATAGTTGGCCACGTGCGCTGCGACGGGACCAAGGGGGGAAGCCAACGTTGCGGATCCGGCCGATGGTCGTGTCACAGCAGTAACATGAATGGTAATGAACGTCATGTCATCACACATTCACATGGCAAAGCCTATGACAATATTTGGCCTTGTCAATCGCATCGGGACTGATCTTTGCAACCCCAACTATATGAAAGGAATCTGCAAACCCGCATTTCACTTCCTCGGATGATTCACAAAGCACCGCTGGAGTGGGGTAAAGCCGGGTGAATCCGTATCGTCCGACCCCTCATTGACCGAATGAGATTCCCCGAGTCGATCTTGCGCCAAATGGCTGCCTGACCTGTGAGTTTTGAAGTTGCGTTTTATCCGGGGCATTGGATTCTTGGTAACCCGAAGCGTGAGCGAGGCGATGTCCACATCCTTTTTCCCTCGCTCACGCGTCGGGATACCAGAAAGGTGCAACCTCAAAAGTCAGGCGTCGGGCCTTACCGGTCAATCATCGGAACCCGCGGCTAGCGCCCTGCGGCTCACAAAGTCGCCCTACCCCGTGAGCCGTGACGCGTTAGCGGCCGGGCCGTTCCGGAAAACCGACCGAACCCGCGGCTAGCGCCCTGCGGCTCACCCATCATTGTCGTACGCCGTGAAAGCAGCGTCCGAACCCTCATTGATCGAATGCGATTCCCCGAGCCGATCTTGCGCCAAATGGCTGCCTGACCTGTGAGTTTTGAAGTTGCGTTTTATCCGGGGCATTGGATTCTTGGTAACCCGAAGCGTGAGCGAGGCGATGTCCACATCCTTTTTCCCTCGCTCACGCGTCGGGATACCAGAAAGGTGCAACCTCAAAAGTCAGGCGTCGGGCCTTACCGGTCAATCATCGGAACCCGCGGCTAGCGCCCTGCGGCTCACAAAGTCGCCCTACCCCGTGAGCCGTGACGCGTTAGCGGCCGGGCCGTTCCGGAAAACCGACCGAACCCGCGGCTAGCGCCCTGCGGCTCACCCATCATTGTCGTACGCCGTGAAAGTGGCGTCCGAACGCTTATCGAATTCATGCCATTCCCACAGAATCCAATCGCCTAGGACCGCACGAAAAAAGCGGCGGAATCACATGCGGTCAGCGACGCCGATTCCCAACAATTCCAAGCCTTTACGCAGCAGGCGTCCACACAAAACGACCAGCACCAAACGGGTGGCACGCATCTGGTCGGTTTCCGCCTTCAAGACGGGACAAGTGTCGTTGAAGACGGCGTAGGCTCGAGCGGTTTCAAATAAATAATCGGTCAACTGATTGGGTGCATAATCCTCGTAAACCGAAACCAACGCTTCTTCGAATTGCAACAAACGAAGCGCCAGTGCACGTTCTTGTGGCTGGCTGAACACCAACTCGGTCTTCGAAGCCAACGCGACGACGGCTTCTTCATCCATCTCCGCGCGCCGCAAAATGCTTTGGGTTCGGGCGTACGAATACTGGATGTAAGTCGCCGTGTTGCCATCCAATGCGACCATCTTGTCCAAGTTGAATTGGTAATCGCTGGTCCGGTGGTGACTGAGGTCCGCGAATTTAATGGCACCGATCCCCACCGTTTCGGCCACCGACTGTTGTTCGTCGGCGGTCATGGGCGGATCCATCCGCTGTAACCTCTCGGGATCACAGACGACCGCTTGGGCACGGGCGACCGCATCGTCCAGCAGACTTTCCAGCCCGATCAGGGTGCCGCTGCGTGTTTTCAAGGGGCGACCGTCGGCCCCCAACACGGTGCCGAAATTCACGTGCACCAGACGGACGTCTTCCATCCCCATTCGTCGCGCGACGGCGAACAGTTTATCGAAGTGCTCGGATTGTCTTGTATCAACGACGTACAAAATTTCGTCCGGCGCGAATTCTTCGCGTCGATATTGCAGAGTCGCCAGATCGGTGGTCGCGTACAGGAATGCCCCATCCTTCTTGCGAATGATCATGGGGGCGTCAAACTGGTCCAAGAAGACACAGATCGCGCCTTCGCTTTCCGTCGCGATGCCATCACGACTTAATTGATCCACCACGCCCGGCAGACGGTCGTGATAGAAGCTTTCGCCCAACGTGTGATCGAACTGCACGTCCAGTCGGTCATAAATGCGATCGATTTCGTCACGACAGTAGGGCAAGAACTTCGTCCACAAGTCCAGGTTTTCCTGGTCCCCTTCGTGCAACTTGGCGGTTTCCGACAAACACCGCTGGGCGATGTCGGGATACTGTTGGCTGATTTTCAACAGGTCTTCATCGGTCTGCACTGCATCCATCTTGGCATTCATCGCGGCCACCGAATCACGGGCGGATTGCAGTCGCTTTTTCGCCGCCGACAGATTTTTTTTCAGCGATTTGACGGCCTTCGCGTCATCACCGGCCGATTCGATCTTTCCGGTCAGCTCTTCGATCAGACTTTCGGCGTCATGAACCGATTGCTTGGCGGCTGGCAACTGGTTGCAAGCCTTTTGATACTCGCTGATCTGATTGACCAGCCGGTACAGCTTGGCCAATTCGGGAACCGGGTTTTTGGCCACGGTGTCGGGATCACCAAAGTTCTTGTAACCGAAGATGATGATTCCGAATTGGGTGCCCCAATCACCCAAATGATTATCGGTGATCGTGTGATGTCCCAAGAAGTTCAGGACGCGTGCCAGAGCATCTCCGATCACAGTGCTGCGGATGTGCCCCACGTGCATGGGCTTGGCGACGTTGGGCGATGAAAAGTCGATGATGACCTTACGCGGCTGGTCGGCCACCGCCACGCCACAGCGGTCGTCCTGGGTCATCTGGGCGACGCGATCCAAAATCCAAGAGTCACGGATTTTCAGATTGATAAACCCAGGCCCCGCAACCTCGGGCGTTTCACACAGATCACTGACGCTGAGCGCGTCGACCATTTGGGCGGCAAGTTCGCGCGGGTTGGTACCGCCGACCTTCTTGGCCAACGGCATCGCGGCGTTGCACTGATAATCGCCGAACTTGGGATCATTGGTGGGGCGGATCATCCCTGAATACTGTCCGGGATCGTCCACGTGTTGCCGGATCACTTCATGGAACCGGCGTTGCAGTTCACGGGGCAGGTGCATCGCGAGTCAATCTTTCGATTCAGATGGTGGCGTCATTTCCGTGCCGTCGGGCCGCAGATCCAAGTCTTCGCATCGCAAGCACTTGGCATCGGCCCATAACGATTCCAGGTCGTAATACTGGCGGGTGTCTTCATCGAACAGGTGAATGACGACGTTGCCGTAATCCAATACGATCCAGCTGCTTTCCTGATAGCCTTCGATGCCCATTCGCAGGTCACCGAGATCTTTCTGCAGAACGTCGTCGATCTGTTCGCTGATCGCATGCAATTGCCGGCGGCTGGTCCCCGTCGCGACGACGAAGAAATCAAATTCCGCGGACTGTCCCGACACGTCCAAGACCAATGCATCGTCGGCCTTGTTTTCCAGTGCGACTTTCATCGCCGCGCGGGCCAATTTGCGACTGCCGTCCAGCCCCAAAGGCCGGATGGCCCAAGAATCGGTCGTCATCCATTGGTTGGCAGACACCGGTTTGGACTTTTGTTGTCCCGTATCGCCATCGCCACTGGCGTCCGTTTGGGGCGTCAATTCGGGTCCGTCGTTCGAAGGCGTTTCGGATTCGGTCACGAAAACTGCTTCAATTCGTAAAAAGGGGATCGACGATGCCGGGCCGGGATCATTCTCGGTCGTCACGGTCTCGGTCGTCATGGGGATGGGCACTGCGCGATGACGGATTCCATGGGATGTCCGATGGACAGGCCGCCCGGCAGGGTGCACGATCCGAGGGAACGCGCCGCGGCACCATTGTCAGGCTGTAAAACTGCCGCGAGACCCGTTTTTATCAGATCGTGACCGTAATGATTAGCGGTCCAAACCTCCGTCGACCCCATAACTGCAGCAAATTAGGAACCAAACACCATGGCTGACTGGATCGAAGCCGGTACGAAAGCCCCCGCGTTCACATTGCCCGACGCCGACGGCGATAAGGTCAAACTGTCCGATCTGAAGGGCCAGCCGGTCGTCGTGTACTTCTATCCCAAAGACGATACGCCGGGCTGTACCAAGGAAGCGTGTGCGTTTCGCGACCGTTACGGGGAACTGACCGACCTGGGCGTGCAATTGCTGGGCGTCAGCGGTGACACGGCCGAAAGCCACCAGGATTTTCGAGACAAATACAACCTGCCTTTTCCATTGCTGGTCGACAAGGATCACAAGATGTCGGAAAAGTACGGTGCGTATCGCGAGAAAAACATGTACGGCAAAAAGTCGATGGGCATCCAACGGTCGACCTTTTTGATCGACGCCGACGGTAAAGTGGCCAAAGTGTGGAAACGGGTTCGCGTCGATGGGCACGACGATCAAGTGATCGAAGCGGTCAAGGCGCTGGCCTGATCAACCGAATACGCTCACCGGATCGCAAAAGTCGAACCGAACCGGGCAACATCACGGTGGCCGATGCGGGCACGACGGTGTCTCGGGCAGTGGGCTTTTCGGTTCGCGCAACAGCGTCGCCCAGTCGGACATGTTGGTCGATCGTTGTCCAGTGCGTCGCTTTCATGCCGCCGCGAGGCCAAAGCAACTGGTCCCAGGATTGTTGGACCGCCATCACGACGACGGCCTTCGCGGGTGGATCGCCGGCGTCGATTTCGATGGTCGGTCCGTCGGGCGTCGCCGGAAGGCATCGGATCGCTCGGTCTGACCATCGCTGGGCCGACTCGTCGATGACTTCCCGCCAAGATTCCAGCGTGGCTGCGGCGCGAAGAATGGCGTCGTCGCTTTGCGGAAACCGCTGACGCAAAACCGGCAGGACGTCGTGTCGGATCCAGTTTCGTGTGTATTCGGTTCCCTGGTTGCTGGCGTCTTCGCGCCATGACTGGCCGATCTCCGACAGGGCTTGGCGAATTTGACTGCGGTGCAGATCCAGTAGCGGCCGTGCGATGACGAAATCGTTGCGTTCGGGCGTGTGACCGAGTGGCCGAAAGGCGGGCAGAGAGCACAGACCGGCCGGTCCGCTGCCGCGTAACAAATGGTGCAAAAACGTTTCCACGCGATCATCGCGGGTGTGCCCCAGCGCGACGTATCGGGCTCCGGTGTCGGATGCGACGCGATGAAAGAAGTCCAAGCGTTGGTCGCGCAGGGCTGATTCGTCGGACACACTTTCGCCAGGCCTCGCCTGAATTGACCGCAGCGTCAAACCCAGCTTGTTCGCCAAGTCCGACACAAATTCCGCGTCGCCACACGATGCGTCGCCGCGAAGACCGTGGTTGAAGTGTGCGATGACCAAGAACCCGGAACCGTCGGTCTGTCGCAGGATCGTGTGCAAGGCCAACAGCAATGCGACGCTGTCGCCACCACCGCTGCAACCGACCACCACGCCCGTGTCGGTCCAACGTGAGGCCGGCCAACGCTGCCCGATGCCGGCCAACAGGCGGTCCCAGTGATTCTGTGGCGGGGGGGACATCGACGTTTCGATCGGACGGCTGGACATATCGAAATCATGGCCACGGTCGCTGCGGGCGACAATCACCGCCGCGACGGGAACCGTTGATGGCCACCCATTCCGCCTGACCGGTTCATTCCCCGCACGACGGATGCTTTTCCGCATGCGGGTCTGGCGGGGCGAGGCGACGGTGATACCGCCGGTGGACAAATACCGCTACCATGGCAACTTTCAGCGAGCCGTCCTTAGGCGGTCGCTTTTGACATAGAAAGGTCACTACGGGCTTCGATTCCGGCAACGAGATTCAACGTCCCTGACCCAGCAAGAC comes from Crateriforma spongiae and encodes:
- a CDS encoding GNAT family N-acetyltransferase, encoding MEIRQALPSDAAAIHALLRPYVSQRLLLQRSEAEIIELTRHGFVADLIVDDSPPKPIGFSAVEIYSPKLAELQCLAVHHEHRNTGVGRRLVEECLQRARELGVMEVLAISSSEAFLRSCGFDYSLPDQKKALFCQLRPRLWQEED
- the aroD gene encoding type I 3-dehydroquinate dehydratase, giving the protein MICVSLGRARHARMIAEHKHLVEQGVKLVELRLDYIGRAVNLKRLIDDRPGPVVITARRRDDGGRWLKSEEERTMVLRSAIASGVEYVDIESDIADQIPRYGNTKRIISFHDFDGTPENLEDLHAAMAAADADIVKIATMANTFSDNVRMMDLARQSSVPTIAICMGEMGMLTRILAHRVGAPFTYATFSTDKKIAPGQLHFKEMQDVYRYDQINDDTQLFGLLGDPVGESFDPLVHNKAFAGEGHNACFLPLRVPEDDLHIFMDHAREIGINGLSIDPPHQGRSIDYCTQAEAAVAGIGELNTMAFDDERAVGYNTDYRAAMDCISEVFELHADAEKPMQSMSATVLGSGSLAKAIVWGLRSKGCNVTIATKDMEQGNEIGLAHGCRVVEWEMRHDFRANLLVNATEIGMHPDVDNSPFNADKLNELMVVFDTVYYPEQTLLIKHAKNIKCRVITGIDMYVRKMGYQYKLFTGKQAPLDVIRKTIKDATNPVQLN
- a CDS encoding outer membrane protein assembly factor BamB family protein, which translates into the protein MTCIRTRPSADRPVRSRPPVFRVAALAASMLVLANMPGSAVGADDAWTTARGDVQGTGTVAQTLPAELSVIWEHETGEAIESTPVVADGRVFVADVMGKLTAIDLQSGKPLWTHDYETGFNASPTLSGDRLVIGDIDGNVYALNVADGSEIWTAETDGTIDGCATFFEDDVLVTSQDGSLYRLSGKTGEQVWVYETGDQIRCSPTLAGTRTFLGGCDGNLHVVDVRSGKAVGDLLPLGGPTGSTVSVRDQQAVVATMEGMIFAFDWRDGTMIWEYTDPDRAQEYRNSAAMTDDLVIVSSKNKKVDAIDRKTGQHRWRYSLRRHSDASPVVAGNDVWIAATDGRLVRLDLQTGQEKSVTEFRGGLYGSPAILSDSMIIADDDGVVRRLGPAPQK
- a CDS encoding coproporphyrinogen-III oxidase family protein; this encodes MTSAPSDKKTEVGSYFISNYPPYSQWKSDQLPAVETALDNPPTEDTPLGLYLHIPFCRKRCKFCYFKVFTDVNAAEVQRYVDALCDEISMVSRRAVMGDRPFRFVYFGGGTPSFLSPKQLTKLADRLRQHITWDGAEEVTFECEPGTLSETKVKTLREVMGVTRLSLGVENFTDAILEENGRAHLSKQVFAAWEWIEAAGFNNVNIDLIAGMVGETWDNWKFNVQKALEMSPESLTIYQMELPYNTVYSADILGNQSESPVADWGTKRDWVRYAFDEFTAAGYAVSSAYTLVKDPQKVNFSYRDNLWKGADLLATGIASFGHASGVHYQNLPHMDQYLSTIESGQLPLGRGFVPTDLQKLIREMILLLKRGYLELDYFRNKFDVDVLDRWRDVWDGYVESGLATIGDDRVELTSDGLLQVDSMLPAFFEPEHQNVRYT
- a CDS encoding glycine cleavage system protein H, encoding MGDYQAEFPTDRRYVANHMWATGPNDAGTVRFGLTAYAVRLLQDVYFLDWTFQPGQAVGHRAEIGSIESKKAESDLYAPIAGVMSVINDAVLDDPSQINADCYGNGWLFEMQSSDGQIDSVVSEHLMSPDEYLVHLEKAWEVAQRTIKGQANL
- the argS gene encoding arginine--tRNA ligase — encoded protein: MHLPRELQRRFHEVIRQHVDDPGQYSGMIRPTNDPKFGDYQCNAAMPLAKKVGGTNPRELAAQMVDALSVSDLCETPEVAGPGFINLKIRDSWILDRVAQMTQDDRCGVAVADQPRKVIIDFSSPNVAKPMHVGHIRSTVIGDALARVLNFLGHHTITDNHLGDWGTQFGIIIFGYKNFGDPDTVAKNPVPELAKLYRLVNQISEYQKACNQLPAAKQSVHDAESLIEELTGKIESAGDDAKAVKSLKKNLSAAKKRLQSARDSVAAMNAKMDAVQTDEDLLKISQQYPDIAQRCLSETAKLHEGDQENLDLWTKFLPYCRDEIDRIYDRLDVQFDHTLGESFYHDRLPGVVDQLSRDGIATESEGAICVFLDQFDAPMIIRKKDGAFLYATTDLATLQYRREEFAPDEILYVVDTRQSEHFDKLFAVARRMGMEDVRLVHVNFGTVLGADGRPLKTRSGTLIGLESLLDDAVARAQAVVCDPERLQRMDPPMTADEQQSVAETVGIGAIKFADLSHHRTSDYQFNLDKMVALDGNTATYIQYSYARTQSILRRAEMDEEAVVALASKTELVFSQPQERALALRLLQFEEALVSVYEDYAPNQLTDYLFETARAYAVFNDTCPVLKAETDQMRATRLVLVVLCGRLLRKGLELLGIGVADRM
- the rsfS gene encoding ribosome silencing factor encodes the protein MTTETVTTENDPGPASSIPFLRIEAVFVTESETPSNDGPELTPQTDASGDGDTGQQKSKPVSANQWMTTDSWAIRPLGLDGSRKLARAAMKVALENKADDALVLDVSGQSAEFDFFVVATGTSRRQLHAISEQIDDVLQKDLGDLRMGIEGYQESSWIVLDYGNVVIHLFDEDTRQYYDLESLWADAKCLRCEDLDLRPDGTEMTPPSESKD